The Eubacterium sp. MSJ-33 genomic sequence TTTACATCTGCCACATCCGGCATTTCTGCCTTTGTATCTGCAATCTGCTCGGTTGTCTCTGTAACCTCCGGCGTATTCAGGTCTACCGCCTGCTTGTCTACGCCAAACTCTCTTTTGTAAGTATTGTAATTATAGATTACCATCAGACCAACGAACGCCAGGACGCCTGTTCCTATCGCAATATACAGTCCCTTCGTCCGCAAAAATTCTTTGAATCGGTCCATACTCTGCCTCCTTTTGGTTTGCTAATGCTAGTATGGACACATTTTTTTCCTTTTATTCAATTATTTACATATATACTTTTGACTGCGTACTTTTTAGGATATTATTTACGATCCCGATTATTTTTGCTCAATCTGTTCACTTTCTTTTTGTTCGATTATTTTTCCTTTGGTGGCAATTACAGCTCTATCATAACGTCCCTTGATGGATTTGTAATTCTCTCTGCCCCATTTTGCAATATAATCTTCTTCTGTATAATACTGAAATTCCAAATCCGATGCCGGAATCACCGTTGCATCGCCCATCGCATAATATATTTTTGTTCGGAGTGCTACCGCCTGTGCCTGCATATAGCTGTCATCCACGCTTGCATCCACGATTCCCGGCATAACATGTGCTATGTATTTTTCCACATCGACAAGCTCATTTCCTGCCTTTGTCTGCACCAGCACATCACGCCCGGTTGAAACATGCTCCAACGATTCTGCAACATCTGTCTGCGTTCCGTTGATACAAAAAGTAACCAGACATGGAATGACAATCGCACACAATACAGTTGTTAATATATATGGAAATACTTTCATATACAATCCTTTTTCCTGTTCGTTTTATTATATGAATAAATGCAGGGCGACATGCTGTGTTTTTAATAAATACAGTTTTGTTCTTTACTTGACATATTACATATAATGCCTATAATAGTTAGCAGAGTGTTTTGTCAGTATGGCTGCGCGAAGGGGCACACCACCACGGGTGTGGTTTTTTCGCGTAGCTTTTTTGATATTACAGGCATTCGTATTTTTTCATTAAATAGTGTATACGGATGCAAACGATACTATATTTCATAAATTGGAGGTTTTTCAATGCAAAATAATAACGATGTTTTCATGCTTGGCGGACATGAGTTTCACTCCCGCTTTATCTTAGGTTCCGGAAAATATAATTCTCATCTGATTCGAGCGGCGGTTGAATATGCAGACGCAGAGATCGTCACACTGGCGCTTCGCCGTGCCAATACCCGACCAGAAGAAAATATTCTGGACTTTATTCCGAAGAATGTAACACTACTGCCAAACACATCCGGCGCAAGAAACGCTGAGGAAGCAATCCGTATCGCACGTCTGGCACGTAAGATGGCTGGTACAGACTTCGTCAAAATCGAGATCATGCGTGATTCAAAATATCTGCTTCCTGACAACCAGGAAACGGTCAAAGCAACGGAAACTCTTGCAAACGAAGGCTTTGTCGTTATGCCTTACATGTATCCGGACTTAAATATTGCACGGGATCTGGCGAATGCCGGTGCCGCTTGTATCATGCCGCTTGCATCTCCGATTGGCTCAAACAAAGGGCTTGCAACGAAGGATTTCATTCAGATCCTGATTGATGAGATTGATCTGCCAATCATTGTCGATGCCGGTATCGGCCGCCCTTCACAGGCATGTGAGGCAATGGAGATGGGTGCCGCTGCCATTATGGCGAATACAGCAATTGCAACAGCCGGCGATATTCCGATGATGGCAAGCGCATTCAAAGATGCAATCATCGCCGGTCGTAAAGCGTATCTGGCAGGACCGGGTCGTGTACTTGACAAAGGTGGTGCAGCCTCTGATCCTCTGACAGGATTCTTACGGTAAATAGTACACTTCCTTTATATAACTATACTGGCCGATTGAAGCTTCTCTGGCTTTTCTGCCTGATTTGCTTCACCCGTTGCTTCACAACCTATATGATGAATGGAGCTTCTCCTGCTTTTCTGCTTGATTTGCTCCTATCGTTGCTATAATAAGGAGGAATATAATTCATGGAACAGGAATATACGATAGATAATTCTTACCTTTCTCCGGAAGCGCAGAAGCGCAAGAAGGACCTAGAGGAAAACCCGGCATCCCGTACCAACCATATGGAATATATGGAGGGTATGGAAATTCTCGATTCTGATATTAAAGATAAAGTACGCGCAGCTATGAAATCCTATGATTACAACGCTTACACCGATGCAGATGTGCGAGTTGCTCTTGCAAATGCCAAGCAGGGACACTGTGGCATCGAAGATTTTAAAGCACTCCTATCCCCTGCCGCTCTTCCACATTTGGAAGAAATGGCATCCTTAGCACAAAAGGAACGACTGGCACATTTTGGCGACTGCGTATATATTTTCACACCATTATATATTGCAAATTATTGCGAGAATTATTGTGTATACTGCGGTTTTAATTGCTACAATCATATTCACCGAAAGAAACTGACCGAAGCAGAAATGGAAGCAGAAATGAGGGTTATTGCTGATTCTGGTATCGAGGAAATTCTGATGCTGACAGGCGAAAGCCGTGCAGCCAGCGATGTAAAATACATCGGTGAAGCATGTAAACTAGCCCGGAAATATTTCCGGAATATCGGTCTGGAGATCTACCCTGTCAACACAGATGAATACCACTATCTGCACGAATGTGGTGCTGATTACATCACCGTCTTTCAGGAGACTTACAACCCAGACAAATATGAGACGCTTCACCTGATGGGACATAAGCGTGTCTGGCCATACCGTTTTGATGCTCAGGAGCGTGCACTCCGAGGTGGCATGCGTGGTGTCGGCTTCTCCGCTTTGCTTGGACTTGATGACTACCACTCAGATGCACTGGCAACGGCACTCCATGTGTATTATTTACAGCGAAAATATCCACATGCAGAGATGTCTATTTCCTGCCCTCGTCTGCGACCAATCATCAACAACGACAAGATTAATCCGAAGGATGTTCATGAAAATGTCCTATGCCAGATCTTATGTGCCTACCGATTATTCCTGCCATTTGCAGCCATTACCGTTTCTTCGCGAGAAGAAGCTCGATTCCGTGATGGCATTATCCGCATCGCTGCAACGAAAATTTCCGCTGGCGTTTCAACCGGAATCGGAGATCACAAAGAGAAATATGAAGCACATGCTGGCTCTAATGCAAATTCAGACGCTGGCGATGAGCAATTCGAGATTGCCGACGGTCGTAGTTTCGAAGAAATCTATGATGCCATTCGTGCACAAGGTATGCAGCCGGTATTAAACGATTACTTATATACTGAAGACTACCACAATTAGGATTTGGAGCAATCTTGTTTTTTTCCACTTTTTGCTCCTATTAACTTGAACTGTGGAGTTCTGGTGTTGGAGTAATCTTGTATTTTACCACTATTTACTCCTATTAATTTGAGTTGTAGGATTTGGGTGTTGGAGTAATCTTGTATTTTACCACTATTTACTCCTATTAATTTGAGTTGTAGGATTTGGGTGTTGGAGTAATCTTGTATTTTACCACTATTTACTCCTATTAGTTTGAGCTGCAGGATTTGGGTGTTGGAGTAATCTCGTATTTTACCACTATTTACTCCTATTAGTTTGAGCTGCAGGATTTGGGTGTTGGAGTAACCCTGCTATTTATTATAGAATTACTACAAAAGGATATACGACGAACATGAAAATAGAACAAATTGCAGTAACAAATCGAAATATATGCTATGAATTATACCAGCAGGCAGGCTTAGCAAACGCAGAGGATACACCTATCACCTGCTTAGCGCGCCAGATGCATACACTTATGAACCTTAACTCCTATGATAAGATTCTGGTTCGTGAGAAGGATCTAAGCGAGAAAGAATATCGGAAATTTATAACTGATATTTTTTCTTCGCAACACTTAAACCTAAACTCACCCGTAAATGATAGTGCATCCATTGCTGCTATTCCTGTACAA encodes the following:
- a CDS encoding SpoIID/LytB domain-containing protein, producing MKVFPYILTTVLCAIVIPCLVTFCINGTQTDVAESLEHVSTGRDVLVQTKAGNELVDVEKYIAHVMPGIVDASVDDSYMQAQAVALRTKIYYAMGDATVIPASDLEFQYYTEEDYIAKWGRENYKSIKGRYDRAVIATKGKIIEQKESEQIEQK
- a CDS encoding thiazole synthase; the encoded protein is MQNNNDVFMLGGHEFHSRFILGSGKYNSHLIRAAVEYADAEIVTLALRRANTRPEENILDFIPKNVTLLPNTSGARNAEEAIRIARLARKMAGTDFVKIEIMRDSKYLLPDNQETVKATETLANEGFVVMPYMYPDLNIARDLANAGAACIMPLASPIGSNKGLATKDFIQILIDEIDLPIIVDAGIGRPSQACEAMEMGAAAIMANTAIATAGDIPMMASAFKDAIIAGRKAYLAGPGRVLDKGGAASDPLTGFLR
- the thiH gene encoding 2-iminoacetate synthase ThiH, coding for MEQEYTIDNSYLSPEAQKRKKDLEENPASRTNHMEYMEGMEILDSDIKDKVRAAMKSYDYNAYTDADVRVALANAKQGHCGIEDFKALLSPAALPHLEEMASLAQKERLAHFGDCVYIFTPLYIANYCENYCVYCGFNCYNHIHRKKLTEAEMEAEMRVIADSGIEEILMLTGESRAASDVKYIGEACKLARKYFRNIGLEIYPVNTDEYHYLHECGADYITVFQETYNPDKYETLHLMGHKRVWPYRFDAQERALRGGMRGVGFSALLGLDDYHSDALATALHVYYLQRKYPHAEMSISCPRLRPIINNDKINPKDVHENVLCQILCAYRLFLPFAAITVSSREEARFRDGIIRIAATKISAGVSTGIGDHKEKYEAHAGSNANSDAGDEQFEIADGRSFEEIYDAIRAQGMQPVLNDYLYTEDYHN